The window GAGAATGATCTTGAACGCTTCGGTCACGCGCTCTTTGGTCGCGCCGCCGCCAACATCAAGGAAGTTGGCCGGCTTGCCACCGTGCAGGTTAACGATGTCCATGGTGCCCATGGCCAGACCGGCGCCGTTGACCATGCAGCCGATGTTGCCTTCCAGGGCGACGTAGTTCAGTTCCCACTTCTGCGCATGGGCTTCACGAGCATCGTCCTGCGACGGGTCGTGCATGGCGCGCAGCTTGGGCTGACGGTACATGGCGTTGCTGTCGATGTTGATCTTGGCGTCCAGGCAATGCAGGTTGCCGTCGGCCTTGATTACCAGCGGGTTGACTTCCAGCAGGGCCAGATCGTAGTCCTGGAACAGCTTGGCCAGGCCGACGAAGATGTGGGTGAACTGCTTGATCTGGTCGCCCTGCAGGCCCAGCTGGAAAGCCAGGTCGCGGCCCTGGTACGGCTGCGCGCCGACCAGCGGATCGACGGTGGCCTTGAGGATCTTCTCGGGAGTCTCGTGGGCGACTTTCTCGATGTCCACGCCACCTTCGGTGGAAGCCATGAACACGATACGGCGGCTGGAACGGTCTACCACGGCGCCCAAGTACAGTTCCTTGGCGATGTCGGTGCAGGACTCGACCAGGATTTTGCTGACCGGCTGACCATTGGCGTCAGTCTGGTAGGTCACCAGGCGTTTGCCCAGCCAGTTGGCAGCGAAGGCCTTGGCGTCTTCTTTGCTCTTGACCAGCTTCACGCCGCCCGCTTTACCGCGGCCACCGGCGTGGACCTGAGCCTTTACGACCCACTCGCTGCCACCGATTTTTTCGCAGGCTGCTGCCGCTTCTTCCGGGGTGTCTACGGCGAAGCCCTTGGAAACGGGCAGGCCGTATTCAGCGAACAGCTGCTTACCCTGATACTCGTGGAGATTCATGCTTGTCTACCGTCTTCGTTAGGTATTGCGCATTTCGGCGCTGCATTTGTTTTGCCGCGCCACCTGTGACTGCAAAGCAGTCCGGCGGGCTTTCCGCGGTGAGCCTTCGAGGAAAGCTCACGACGGGCCACCCACCGTGGTTCTGGGGTTTGCCTTAGCGCTTCTTGCGGTTGGCGATGTGGATGGCGTGGCCATTCACCGCCAGGGCCGCTTCGTGCAGCGCTTCGGACAGAGTCGGGTGCGAGAACACCATCATGCCGAGATCTTCGGCGCTGGTGCCGAACTCCATACCGATCGCGCCCTGCTGAACCAGCTCGGCGGCGCTCGGGCCGATGACATGCACGCCCAGGACGCGGTCGGTCTTGGCATCGGCGATGACCTTGACCAGACCGGCGGTGTCGTTGGCAGCCATAGCGCGGCCGCTGGCGGCGAACGGGAAGGTGCCGACGTTGACTTCAACGCCTTCGGCCTTGAGCTGCTGCTCGGTCTTGCCGACCCAAGCGATTTCCGGGTGGGTGTAGATGACCGATGGGATCAGGTCGTAGTTCATCTGCGCCTTGTGGCCGGCGATACGCTCGGCGACCATCACGCCCTCTTCCGAGGCCTTGTGTGCCAGCATCGCGCCACGCACCACGTCACCGATGGCATAGACGCCCGGCACACTGGTCTTGCATTGGTCGTCGACGAAGATGAAGCCACGCTCGTCGAGGGTCACGCCGCTGTCGGCAGCCAGCAGATCGGTGGTCACCGGACGACGACCGACCGAAACGATCAGTTTGTCGAAGACCATCTTCTGCTCGCCTTCGGCGTCAGTGAAGCTGACGGTGACCTGCTTCTTCTTCACTTCACTGCCGGTCACGCGAGCGCCCAGGCGAATGTTCAGACCCTGCTTGGTGAGGATCTTCATCGCTTCCTTGGCGATCTGCTCGTCGGCGGCCGGGAGGAACTTCTCCAGCGCTTCGATTACGGTGACTTCCGCGCCCAGGCGCGACCATACCGAGCCCAGCTCCAGACCGATCACGCCCGCGCCAATCACACCGAGTTTCTTCGGTACTGTCTGGAATTCCAGAGCGCCGGTGGAGTCGACGATGATGTCTTGATCGACCGGAGCCGGCGGGATGTCAACCGGCTTAGAGCCAGAGGCGAGAATCACGTTCTCGGCTTCGACGATCTGGGTTTTGCCGTCCAGACCGGTCACTTCCACCTTCTTGCCGGCCAGCAGTTTGCCGTGGCCTTCCAGCAGGGTGACGCCATTGGCCTTGAACAGGCCGGCGACGCCACCGGTGAGATTCTTGATGATGCCGTTCTTGCGCGCGACCATGGCCGGCACGTCGATGGTTACGCCCTTGGCCTCGATGCCATGGACTTTGAAGCCTTCGTGGGCCTCATGGTACTTGTAGGAGCTGTCCAGCAGCGCCTTGGACGGAATGCAGCCCACATTCAGGCAGGTACCACCAAGGGCGATTTTACCGTCCTTGTCCTGATACTTCTCGATACAGGCGGTCTTCAGACCGAGCTGAGCGGCCTTGATGGCGGCCACGTAGCCCCCCGGGCCAGCGCCAATCACTACCACGTCAAATTTCTGGGTCATAACTCATTCCTTCTCGGATAAAACCGGGCGGCCCCTCGTGAGGACCGCCTTTGTGCAGCTGACGGATCAGATGTCCAGCAGCAGACGGGCCGGATCTTCCAGCAGATCCTTCATGGTGATCAGGAAAGTGACCGCCTCCTTGCCGTCGATCAGACGGTGATCGTAGGACAGCGCCAAGTACATCATCGGCAGGATCACCACCTGGCCGTTCACCGCCATCGGGCGTTCCTGGATCTTGTGCATGCCGAGGATCGCGGTCTGCGGCGGGTTGACGATCGGAGTCGACAGCAGCGAACCGAACACACCACCGTTGGAGATGGTGAAGGTACCGCCGGTCATGTCCTCGATAGTCAGCTTGCCTTCTTTGGCCTTCTTGCCGAACGCGCCGATGCCCCCTTCGATCTCCGCCAGACTCATGTGCTCGGCGTTGCGCAGGACCGGCACCACCAGGCCGCGGTCACTGGATACGGCGACGCCGATATCCTGGTAACCGTGGTAGACGATGTCGCCACCATCGATCGAGGCATTGACGCCCGGCTGGCGCTTCAGCGCCTCCACAGCAGCCTTGACGAAGAAGGACATGAAGCCCAGACGCACACCGTTGTGGGCCTTCTCGAACAAGTCTTTGTACTTGTTGCGCAGATCCATGATCGGCTTCATGTTGACCTCGTTGAAGGTGGTCAACATGGCCATGGAGGACTGCGCCTCAACCAGACGCTCGGCCACTTTGGCCCGCAGACGGGTCATTGGCACGCGCTTCTCGACGCGATCGCCGGCAGCAAATACCGGTGCAGCGGCAGCCGGCGCAGCCGGTTTGGCCACGGGAGCAGCGGCAGCCGGTGCGGATTTCTTGGCTTCAACGGCGGCGACCACGTCTTCCTTGGTCACCCGGCCGCCTTTGCCGGTCCCGGCGATGCTGTTCGGGTCGATGCCATTTTCTTCGGCCAGCTTACGCGCGGCCGGAGACAGGATCGCATCTTCACCGGCAGCGGCCGAGGCCGCGACCTGGGCTGCCGGGGCAGCGGCGACAGGCGCGGCAGCCGGAGCTGCAATGGCCGCACCGCCTTCACTCAGCTTGCCCAGCAGTTCGCCGCTGAGCACGGTGTCGCCTTCGTTCTTGACGATCTCGGCAAGCACGCCGTCCGCTTCGGCCAGGACTTCCATGACCACTTTGTCGGTTTCGATATCGACAATCAGTTCATCGCGCTTGACGGCGTCGCCCGGTTTCTTGTGCCAGGTTGCAACGGTACCGTCGGCAACCGACTCTGGGAAAGTTGGGGCTTTGATCTCGATAGCCATTTAATGAGGTTCCTATGTATTCGGTTTCTTCGGCGCGAAGGCGTTAAACAGTAAAGGCATCTTGCAGCAGTTTTTCCTGCTGCTCGGCGTGCATCGAGGCATAGCCGCAAGCCGGAGCGGCCGAGCCTTCGCGGCCGGCGTACTCGAGGAACAGGCTCTTCTTGTGCGCACTGGCGACACGCCGCATATGGTGCTGACTGCAATACCAAGCGCCCTGGTTCATCGGCTCTTCCTGGCACCAGACGATGTGCTTGAGGTTCTTGTACTGAGCAAGAACCTCGGCCAGGTCGTCTTCCGGGAACGGATAGAGCTGTTCGAGGCGCACGATGGCGATATCTTCGCGGCCTTCGGCACGGCGTTTCTCCAGCAGGTCGTAGTAGACCTTGCCGCTGCACAGGACCAGGCGCTCGACCTTCTTCGGATCGATCGGATCGATCTCGTTGATGACGGTCTGGAAGGAGCCCTCAGCCAGATCTTCCAGAGTCGAGATGGCCAGCTTGTGGCGCAGCAGCGACTTCGGCGTCAACACCACCAGCGGCTTACGCAACGGGCGGATCACCTGACGGCGCAACAGATGGTAGATCTGTGCCGGCGTGGTCGGTACGCAGACCTGGATGTTGTGCTCGGCGCACAGCTGCAGGTAGCGCTCCAGGCGTGCGGAGGAATGCTCCGGCCCCTGCCCTTCATAGCCGTGCGGCAGCAGCATGGTCAGACCGCAGAGACGCCCCCACTTGTGTTCACCGCTGGTGATGAACTGGTCGACCACCACCTGGGCACCGTTGGCGAAGTCACCGAACTGGGCTTCCCAGATCACCAGCGCGTTCGGCGTGGTGGTCGAGTAGCCGTATTCGAAAGCCAGCACGGCCTCTTCCGAAAGGAAAGAGTCGTACAGGTCGAAGCTCGGCTGGCCGTCATACAGATGCTGCAGCGGCAGGTGGGTGCCGGCGTCCTTCTGATTGTGCAGCGCCGCATGGCGGTGCGAGAAGGTGCCGCGACCAACATCCTGGCCGGTAATACGCACCGGGTGGCCTTCGAACAGCAGGGTGGCGTAGGCCATGGTCTCGGCGTAGCCCCAGTTGATCGGCAGCGCACCGGCGCCCATCTTCTGGCGGTCTTCGAGGATCTTCGAGACCTGGCGCTGGACAACGAAGCCTTCCGGAATCTCCAGCAGTTTGGCGGACAGGTCCTGCAGGGTCTTCAGTTCGAAACGGGTGTCGTGGCGGGCGGTCCAGGCATGCCCCAGATACGGACGCCAGTCGACGAACAGCTCCTTGTTCGGCTCTTTGACCAGGCTCTTGACCACGTGCTGACCGTTGTCCAACGCCGTGCGGTAGTCGTCGATCTTCGCCTGCACCTTGCCATTGTCGAGGACGCTGGTGTGCATCAGGGCATCGGCATACAGCTCGCGAGTGGTGCGCTGTTTGGCTATCTGCTGATACATCAGCGGCTGGGTACCGCTTGGCTCGTCGGCCTCGTTGTGGCCGCGACGGCGGTAGCAGACCAAATCGATCACCACGTCACGTTTGTACTGCATGCGGTAGTCGACGGCCAACTGGGTAACGAACAGCACGGCTTCCGGATCGTCGCCGTTCACGTGGAAAATCGGCGCCTGAATCATCTTCGCCACGTCGGTAGCGTACTCGGTGGAGCGCGAGTCTTCCGGACGACTGGTGGTGAAACCGACCTGGTTGTTGATGACGATGTGGATGGTGCCGCCAGTCTTGTAGCCGCGGGTTTGCGACATCTGGAAGGTTTCCATCACCACGCCCTGGCCGGCGAAAGCCGCATCGCCATGGAGGGAAATCGGCAGAACCTTGTCGCCGTTCTGGTCCTGGCGACGATCCTGACGGGCACGCACGGAACCTTCGACCACTGGAGAGACGATCTCCAGGTGCGACGGGTTGAACGCCAGCGCCAGGTGCACTTCGCCGCCCGGAGTCATGACGTTGGAAGAGAAGCCCTGGTGATATTTCACATCACCGGAGCTGAGGCCTTCGACCTTCTTGCCCTCGAACTCGTCGAACAGGTCGCGCGGGTTCTTGCCGAAGGTGTTGACCAGTACGTTCAGACGGCCGCGGTGGGCCATGCCGATGACGATCTCCTGGGTGCCGTAGGAGCCGGAGCGCTGAATGATCTCGTCCAGCAACGGAATCAGGCTCTCACCACCTTCCAGACCGAAACGCTTGGTGCCCGGGTACTTGGTACCAAGGTACTTCTCCAGGCCTTCGGCAGCGGTCAGACGTTCGAGCAGATGGCTCTGCACTTCCGCGGAGAAGGCCGGACGACCACGCACGCTTTCCAGACGCTGCTGGAACCACTTGCGCTGTTCGGAATCGACGATGTGGGTGAACTCGGCGCCGATGGTGCGGCAGTAGGTCTGCTGCAGGGCTTGGTAAATCTCGCGCAGAGTCGCCTCTTCCTTGCCGATGTAGAGTTCACCGGTACGGAAGGTGGTATCGAGATCGGCGTCGGTCAGGCCGTAGTGATTGATCGACAGGTCGGCCGGCGCCGGACGCTGCCAGAGACCGAGAGGATCGAGTTGGGATGCTTGATGACCGCGCATGCGGTAAGCCTGAATCAGGCGCAGGACTTCTACCTGCTTCTTCTCATGCTCAGAGCTGACTGTCCCGGCGGAAACCGGCTGAGCGCGACGCTGGTTTTTGGCCAGCAAGACGAAGTGATCGCGGATCGTGGAGTGCGAAACATCGTTCGCGACATTGCCGTCGGCGGGCAGCTTTTGGAAGTAAGTGCGCCACTCTTCTGGCACAGCGTTGGGATCGTGCAGGTAGAGCTCGTACAGCTCTTCCACATATGCAGCATTGCCACCGGATAGGTGGGCGCTGTTCCACATGCGCTGCATCACGCTTTCTTGCATGCTTGGTCACCCTCGGTAAGGGGCCACCACCGGCGTGGAAACCGCATCGGCTTTATAAGTCCTCGAATAGCGACTTGGGTAAAGCCACTTCGGATCCCGCAGATAGTCCGGGTACCAGCCCGGATGCCCCTGCTGGTCTTCAATTTTTCAAGTAAGGAGCACCGCTTTGTGAGCCATGCTCCGACTAGAACTGCGGCGCCCGAACCATTCCGACGCCGCAGGTGTTACAGGTATTACAACAGCTGATCAGGTACCGCTTTGCAGCAACATGTTGCGAACGTGACCGATTGCCTTGGTCGGGTTGAGACCTTTCGGACAAACGTTCACGCAATTCATGATGCCGCGGCAGCGGAACACGCTGAACGGATCGTCCAGAGCGGCCAGGCGCTCCTCGGTCTTGGTGTCACGACTGTCGGCCAGGAAGCGATAGGCCTGCAGCAGTGCGGCTGGACCGAGGAACTTGTCCGGGTTCCACCAGAAGGACGGGCAGGAAGTCGAACAGCAGGCGCACAGAATGCACTCGTACAGACCGTCCAGCTTCTCGCGTTCTTCCGGAGACTGCAGGCGCTCGATGGCCGGAGCCGGCGTATCGTTCTGCAGATATGGCTGCACCTTCTCGTACTGCTTGTAGAAGATGCTCATGTCGACGACCAGGTCACGGATGATCGGCAGACCAGGCAGCGGGCGGACCACCAGCTTATTGCCCTTCACCACCGACGAGAGCGGGGTGATGCAGGCCAAGCCGTTCTTGCCGCTGATGTTCATGCCGTCGGAACCGCACACGCCTTCACGGCAGGAACGACGGTAGGAGAAGCCTTCGTCCTGTTCCTTGATCAAGGCCAACACGTCCAACACCATCAGATCCTTGCCGTCGATGTCGACTTGGAAGTCCTGCATGAACGGGGCGGCGTCTTGCTCCGGGTTATAGCGATAAACGCTGACTTGCAAAGTTTTGGCTAGCGACATATCGGCCACCCTTAATAAGTACGTATTTTGGGTTCGAACGCCGGAACGGTCTTCGGCGCGAAGTTGACGGCACGCTTGGAGACGCGCTTCTCACCCGGGAAGTACAGGGTGTGGCACAGCCAGTTTTCGTCATCGCGCTCTTCGAAGTCTTCGCGGGCATGCGCGCCACGGGACTCCTTGCGAACCTCCGCAGCGACCGCAGTAGCCTCAGCCACTTCGAGAAGGTTTTGCAGTTCCAGCGCTTCGATACGCGCAGTGTTGAAGGCTTGGCTCTTGTCGGCGATTTTGACGTTGGCGATACGCTCACGCAGATCGGCCAACTGAGCGATACCCTTCTGCATGTATTCGCCGGTACGGAATACACCGAAGTAGTTCTGCATGCAGTTCTGCAGTTCTTTACGCAGCGGCGCAACATCTTCGCCAGTGCTGCGCTCGTTCACACCGGACAGGCGCTTGAGAGAAGCCTCGATGTCGCTCTCGCTGGCACCGCGGGTCTCGACGCCTTCCTTGAGCGCCTTCTCCAGGTGCAGACCGGCTGCACGGCCGAATACCACTAGATCGAGCAGCGAGTTGCCACCCAGACGGTTGGCACCGTGTACCGACACGCACGCCACTTCGCCCACGGCGAACAGGCCTTCGATGATGGTGTCGTTGCCGTTGGCGTCCTGGGTCATGGCCTGGCCATGAATATTGGTGGCCACACCGCCCATCATGTAGTGGCAAGTCGGGATGACCGGAACCGGGGCAACGACCGGGTCGACATGCGCGAAGGTCTTGGACAGCTCGCAGATGCCAGGGAGGCGACTGTGCAGCACTTCCTCACCGAGGTGATCGAGTTTCAACAGCACATGGTCGCCATCCGGACCACAACCGTTGCCGGCGAGGACTTCCTTGACCATGGAACGGGCCACCACGTCACGGCCGGCCAGGTCTTTGGCGTTCGGCGCATAACGCTCCATGAAGCGTTCGCCGTGCTTGTTGATCAAATAGCCACCCTCGCCACGGCAACCTTCGGTCACCAGCACGCCGGCACCGGCGATGCCGGTCGGGTGGAACTGCCACATTTCGATGTCCTGCACCGGCACGCCGGCACGCAGGGCCATACCCACGCCGTCGCCGGTATTGATCAGGGCGTTAGTGGTGGAGGCGTAGATACGGCCGGCACCGCCGGTAGCCAGTACCACGGCCTTAGAGCGGATATAGACGGTTTCACCGGTCTCGATGCAGATGGCGATGATGCCAACGATGGCGCCATCCTGGTTTTTCACCAGATCGACTGCGTACCACTCGTTGAGGAACGAAGTGCCAGCCTTCAGGTTGGCCTGGTACAGGGTGTGCAGCAGGGCGTGACCGGTACGGTCGGCGGCGGCGCAGGTACGGGCGGCCTGAATAGTCGGATTATCCGGGCCTTTGGACTGGCCGCCGAACGGACGCTGGTAGATGCGACCCTGCTCGGTACGAGAGAACGGCAGGCCCATGTGCTCGAGCTCGAATACGGCTTCCGGGCCGACAGAGCACATGTATTCGATAGCGTCCTGGTCACCGATGTAGTCGGAACCCTTAACGGTATCGTACATGTGCCAGCGCCAGTCGTCGTTCGGGTCGGCCGAAGCGATAGCACAGGTGATGCCGCCCTGGGCGGACACGGTATGCGAACGGGTCGGAAATACCTTGGTGACTACCGCAGTCTTGTGGCCGCCCTGAGCCAGCTGCAGGGCCGCGCGCATACCGGCGCCACCACCACCGACGATGATGGCGTCATAGGAAAGAGTACGAATGCTAGACATGGATCAGATACCCCAGAGAATCTGCACGCCCCAGACGAAGAACGCGAACATCGCAATGCCGCAGACCGCCTGGAACAGGAAACGCACAACAGTCGCCCACTTGCCCAGCGCCATCGGCGTCAGGTAGTCGGTGGAGATGGTCCACATGCCGACCCAGGCGTGTGCGCCCAGGGCCACCAGTGCCAGCAGACTGAAGATGCGCATCCAGCCGTGAGCGAACAGCGCGTGCCATTCGGCGTAGCCGAGGCCGGGGTTCACCACGAGGAATCCGATCAGGAAGATGAAATAAGCCGCGAGAACAACCGCCGAAACGCGTTGCGCCATCCAGTCATAGAGACCCGAACGCGAAAGGTTCGTGACATTAGTTACCATACCCACACCCCCGCCAACACGATCAGCACCGCGGAAACGGCGAGAACGATTTGCGAGCCCAGCTTGCCGCCTTCCAGCGTTTCACCGATGCCCATATCCATAATCAGATGGCGAATACCGGCCACCAGGTGATACAGCAGCGCAGACAACAGGCCCCAAATCACCAACTTAGCCAGGGGGCTGGCCAGACACGCTTTCACCTGCTCGAAGCCTTCCTCGGATGCCAGGGACTTATCGAGTGCAAACAGCAGCACAGCGATGCCCAGGAAGAGGATGACACCGGAAATACGGTGCAGGATGGACGTGTAAGCAGTGACTGGGAGTTTGATCGTCCTTAAGTCTAGGTTTACAGGTCTTTGGCTATTCACGGCTTTTTTCACACTGAAGGGCCCCTAACAATCAGGGCAAAGTTGTCGGGAAGTGCACTGGTCAGGTACCCATACCCAGGGAGTGGCGACCGCCAGAATACAGGCGCTAAGGCCCCTAGCAGTCGGGCGCAGAGTATAGACAGTTAGGCTACTAATGACAATGCAATGGCCACCGCCTAAGGGCTGATTGCGCGCCCTATATAAAAGGCGTAAATAGCGGTCCATTTTCTCGAAAAATCGGCCTAAAACCCTTCTGCCGCCTGGGTTTTGCCAAATTGACTTTAGAATTTATCTCTCTATAGTGTTGCGGGCCCTGCGTGGGGGGCAGTCTGGTGATTTCAAGCATAAATAGGAGGCCAAACATGGCTGACAAAAAAGCGCAGTTGATCATCGAGGGCGCAGCCCCCGTCGACCTGCCTGTTCTGACCGGCACCGTTGGTCCCGATGTAATTGACGTGCGGGGCCTGACGGCCACGGGCCGTTTCACATTTGATCCTGGCTTTATGTCGACCGCCTCTTGCGAGTCGAAGATCACCTATATCGACGGCGACAACGGTGTCCTGCTTCACCGTGGCTACCCGATCGAACAACTGGCAGAGAAATCCGACTACCTGGAAACCTGCTATCTGCTGCTGAATGGCGAGCTGCCGACTACCGAACAGAAAGCCAAGTTCGTCAGCACCGTGAAAAACCACACCATGGTCCACGAGCAGCTGAAGTCCTTCTTCAACGGTTTCCGTCGTGACGCCCACCCGATGGCAGTGATGTGTGGCGTCGTCGGCGCGCTGTCGGCTTTCTATCACGACTCCCTGGACATCAATAATCCCAAGCATCGCGAAATCTCCGCGATCCGCCTGGTCGCCAAGATGCCGACCATCGCCGCCATGGTTTACAAGTACTCCATGGGCCAGCCGATGATGTACCCGCGTAACGACCTGAACTACGCGGAAAACTTCCTGCACATGATGTTCAACACCCCGTGCGAGATCAAACCGATCAGCCCGGTGCTGGCCAAGGCCATGGATCGCATCTTCATCCTGCATGCCGACCATGAGCAGAACGCCTCCACTTCCACCGTGCGCCTGGCCGGTTCTTCGGGTGCCAACCCGTTCGCCTGTATCGCCGCGGGTATCGCTGCACTCTGGGGTCCGGCTCATGGCGGCGCCAACGAAGCCGTACTGACCATGCTGGACGAAATCGGCGACGTCTCGAACATCGACAAGTTCATCGCCAAGGCCAAGGACAAGAACGATCCGTTCAAGCTGATGGGTTTCGGTCACCGCGTGTACAAGAACCGCGACCCGCGCGCCACCGTGATGAAGCAGACCTGCGACGAAGTGCTGAGCGAGCTGGGTATCAAGAACGATCCGCAGCTTGAGCTGGCAATGCGTCTGGAAGAGATCGCCCTGACCGATCCGTACTTCAAAGAGCGCAACCTGTACCCGAACGTCGACTTCTACTCGGGCATCATCCTCAAGGCGATCGGCATTCCGACCAGCATGTTCACCGTGATCTTCGCCCTGGCACGCACTGTCGGCTGGATCTCGCACTGGAAGGAAATGCTCTCCAGCCCGTACAAGATTGGCCGTCCGCGCCAGCTGTACACCGGCTACCCGCAGCGCGACCTGCCGCCGCTGGAAGAGCGCAACTAAGCCCTTCGCTTAGCAGCGTCGGACACAAAAAAGGCTGCCTATTTGGCAGCCTTTTTTCGTTTCTGGCAAAAACCACTCAGCGCTTTTCGGCCCGCTTGCGCAGTGCATCGAGGGTATTGAACGGCGCATCGACCACGAAGCTGTTGGCCAACCAAGAGGGAATGCTGCCACCCGGCTCGGTCCGCACTTGATAGGTCACCTCGGTGACACCCTGCCCTTTCGGCACCATCCGCCACTCGCCGACCAGCTTGGGAACGCGAATCTCGTCCTTCACTGCCGGGATGAACGTCGGCTCGGCCTGGAGCTGACGGACAATCGTACCATCGGCGGTTTGCTCGCCCTTCACATGCAGCACCAGGTCACGGCCTGTCACCGGCCAGGGCATGTCGATCTTGGAGTAAGTCCAGGCCTCATTACCCTGCCGCTTGAGCAGCTTCATCTCGGCGCAGGCATGAATCCAACGGCACGAGCCCGGAACATCCTCCTGCAGGGCGTTGAGCGTCTGCACGTCGGCCTTGATCTCGACCACACCGCGATAAGCCTTGTACTTCGAGCCCGACACGCTGCTCAGATACACCTTTATGCCATCCTCGTCCTTGGCCAACTGCCAGTCCTCGGCGTGCGCCGCTGCGCCCAGCAAAACACTCAAACCGCATACCGCGGCCACCTGACGCAACACGTTCATTTTGCCCTCCTAGCCTTATTCACAGGGATGAAACCGAAAATGCGCCGATCACGCAGCTGTCGCCTGCTCTAACCAGCCGAGCAAGCGGATCGCCTCCTCACGACTGTCGCCACAAACCACCGGGTCGGCCTGAAACGCCGCACACACCGCCGGCCGCTCGGGTTTGCCGAACAATGCGCAAAGATTTTCAGCCGATAGATGCAAGCAGCGTTCGCCCGCCGGCTTGCCCCCGGGCATGCCGGGAATCGCTGAACTGATGGAAGGTGCAATGCAGCAGGCGCCACAGCCTGCACGGCACTTCATGACGAGATAACCTCTCAAAACAGACCGCAAAACAAGAATACGATTTTACTCGGGAGCCGTAGGGGCCGTCAGCAGCCCCTGCTCAGCCAAGTCGCGATACAAGGTTTGGCCGACCGCAGAACCCGCCGGATAGAACACCGCCGGCTGGCCAAGCGGTGCCGCGATCTTGATCCGGGCTCCAGTACTGGCGCGGTATTCCCGCTGCGACCAGAGATGCACCCAACGGCCGGCCGGCAACGCCACTTCCACTGTCCGCGCCCCTGGCTCCAGCACTGGCGCCACCAACAGCTGATCGCCAAGAAGGAAACTTCTGGGCGTGGCCATCGCGCTCGCCGGGTCATCGGGATACTGCAACCACAACGGCCGCACCAGCGGCAACCCGCGATTAGCCGCCTGCGCCATCAGCTGCGCTCGATATGGCGCCAGCGCCGCATAGATCCGGGCGAAACGGGCGAACTGCGCTAGGCTGGCCGGCGAACTATAGACCTGCTGGTTTTCCTCTGGACGGTTGCCTTCGTGACTGCGCAGCAGGCTGGTGAAGGCGGAAAACTCGATCCAGCGCAGCAGCAATTCCTCACTGCGGTGGTAGTCCTTCAGCGGACTGCTGATAGTGGTGTAGCCGCCGGTGTCGCTGTGGTTCAGGCTAAAGCCCGACAAGCCGCCGCTGAGCAGACCGATCAGGGCGCTGTGCAGACCATCCTCGATACCCCAGCCCACCAGCTGATCGCCCAGCCACATGCTGGTGGTCAGCCCCGGGCTGCGGCTGTAAGCCGAGCGGGTGAAGAACAGCAGCTCGCCGGCACCA is drawn from Pseudomonas cavernae and contains these coding sequences:
- the sucC gene encoding ADP-forming succinate--CoA ligase subunit beta, with translation MNLHEYQGKQLFAEYGLPVSKGFAVDTPEEAAAACEKIGGSEWVVKAQVHAGGRGKAGGVKLVKSKEDAKAFAANWLGKRLVTYQTDANGQPVSKILVESCTDIAKELYLGAVVDRSSRRIVFMASTEGGVDIEKVAHETPEKILKATVDPLVGAQPYQGRDLAFQLGLQGDQIKQFTHIFVGLAKLFQDYDLALLEVNPLVIKADGNLHCLDAKINIDSNAMYRQPKLRAMHDPSQDDAREAHAQKWELNYVALEGNIGCMVNGAGLAMGTMDIVNLHGGKPANFLDVGGGATKERVTEAFKIILSDSNVAAVLVNIFGGIVRCDMIAEGIIGAVKEVGVKIPVVVRLEGNNADLGAKVLADSGLNIIAATSLTDAAQQVVKAAEGK
- the lpdA gene encoding dihydrolipoyl dehydrogenase, producing MTQKFDVVVIGAGPGGYVAAIKAAQLGLKTACIEKYQDKDGKIALGGTCLNVGCIPSKALLDSSYKYHEAHEGFKVHGIEAKGVTIDVPAMVARKNGIIKNLTGGVAGLFKANGVTLLEGHGKLLAGKKVEVTGLDGKTQIVEAENVILASGSKPVDIPPAPVDQDIIVDSTGALEFQTVPKKLGVIGAGVIGLELGSVWSRLGAEVTVIEALEKFLPAADEQIAKEAMKILTKQGLNIRLGARVTGSEVKKKQVTVSFTDAEGEQKMVFDKLIVSVGRRPVTTDLLAADSGVTLDERGFIFVDDQCKTSVPGVYAIGDVVRGAMLAHKASEEGVMVAERIAGHKAQMNYDLIPSVIYTHPEIAWVGKTEQQLKAEGVEVNVGTFPFAASGRAMAANDTAGLVKVIADAKTDRVLGVHVIGPSAAELVQQGAIGMEFGTSAEDLGMMVFSHPTLSEALHEAALAVNGHAIHIANRKKR
- the odhB gene encoding 2-oxoglutarate dehydrogenase complex dihydrolipoyllysine-residue succinyltransferase produces the protein MAIEIKAPTFPESVADGTVATWHKKPGDAVKRDELIVDIETDKVVMEVLAEADGVLAEIVKNEGDTVLSGELLGKLSEGGAAIAAPAAAPVAAAPAAQVAASAAAGEDAILSPAARKLAEENGIDPNSIAGTGKGGRVTKEDVVAAVEAKKSAPAAAAPVAKPAAPAAAAPVFAAGDRVEKRVPMTRLRAKVAERLVEAQSSMAMLTTFNEVNMKPIMDLRNKYKDLFEKAHNGVRLGFMSFFVKAAVEALKRQPGVNASIDGGDIVYHGYQDIGVAVSSDRGLVVPVLRNAEHMSLAEIEGGIGAFGKKAKEGKLTIEDMTGGTFTISNGGVFGSLLSTPIVNPPQTAILGMHKIQERPMAVNGQVVILPMMYLALSYDHRLIDGKEAVTFLITMKDLLEDPARLLLDI
- a CDS encoding 2-oxoglutarate dehydrogenase E1 component, whose translation is MQESVMQRMWNSAHLSGGNAAYVEELYELYLHDPNAVPEEWRTYFQKLPADGNVANDVSHSTIRDHFVLLAKNQRRAQPVSAGTVSSEHEKKQVEVLRLIQAYRMRGHQASQLDPLGLWQRPAPADLSINHYGLTDADLDTTFRTGELYIGKEEATLREIYQALQQTYCRTIGAEFTHIVDSEQRKWFQQRLESVRGRPAFSAEVQSHLLERLTAAEGLEKYLGTKYPGTKRFGLEGGESLIPLLDEIIQRSGSYGTQEIVIGMAHRGRLNVLVNTFGKNPRDLFDEFEGKKVEGLSSGDVKYHQGFSSNVMTPGGEVHLALAFNPSHLEIVSPVVEGSVRARQDRRQDQNGDKVLPISLHGDAAFAGQGVVMETFQMSQTRGYKTGGTIHIVINNQVGFTTSRPEDSRSTEYATDVAKMIQAPIFHVNGDDPEAVLFVTQLAVDYRMQYKRDVVIDLVCYRRRGHNEADEPSGTQPLMYQQIAKQRTTRELYADALMHTSVLDNGKVQAKIDDYRTALDNGQHVVKSLVKEPNKELFVDWRPYLGHAWTARHDTRFELKTLQDLSAKLLEIPEGFVVQRQVSKILEDRQKMGAGALPINWGYAETMAYATLLFEGHPVRITGQDVGRGTFSHRHAALHNQKDAGTHLPLQHLYDGQPSFDLYDSFLSEEAVLAFEYGYSTTTPNALVIWEAQFGDFANGAQVVVDQFITSGEHKWGRLCGLTMLLPHGYEGQGPEHSSARLERYLQLCAEHNIQVCVPTTPAQIYHLLRRQVIRPLRKPLVVLTPKSLLRHKLAISTLEDLAEGSFQTVINEIDPIDPKKVERLVLCSGKVYYDLLEKRRAEGREDIAIVRLEQLYPFPEDDLAEVLAQYKNLKHIVWCQEEPMNQGAWYCSQHHMRRVASAHKKSLFLEYAGREGSAAPACGYASMHAEQQEKLLQDAFTV